From the genome of Spirochaetae bacterium HGW-Spirochaetae-1, one region includes:
- a CDS encoding propanoyl-CoA acyltransferase, producing MAHRKKHNNVGIIGIGQTKHSSHREDVNQPEMIHEAVRAALKDANLNIGDIDCVVHGNMELFEMVHQPDLWHTLGTGAEGKNCIRITTGGTVGITLACASDNLVASGMYDIVMAIGFEKQQEGHTTGGITNMADPLWFRNLQTGALTGSKAYELITEFGEERAKRASLMYRVIMDKHAGLNPNAHRSFGLEFEQIDDLIKSSPKLVGDLKLIEMCSQSDGACCVIFACEKKAKELSKKPVWIRDHITVHREEIFNVFGYDDEYPVTQTQRFAAENLYKRNGITNPIDYFDVFEMYDPASWWAVDWLRDFLQLNDDEHIKLVENKDIMIGGKIPVNPSGGVTASNPIGATALLRVAEAALQVRGDAGAHQIPKPVNHALASGFGGTLWTVLMMLEKELNW from the coding sequence ATGGCGCATAGAAAAAAACACAATAATGTTGGAATAATAGGTATCGGGCAGACTAAACACTCCAGCCATCGCGAGGATGTGAACCAGCCCGAAATGATTCACGAAGCGGTCCGTGCCGCCCTCAAGGACGCCAATCTGAATATCGGCGATATCGATTGCGTGGTGCACGGCAACATGGAGCTCTTCGAGATGGTCCACCAGCCGGACCTGTGGCACACTCTTGGGACCGGGGCTGAGGGTAAGAATTGCATCAGAATAACAACCGGCGGTACTGTCGGCATCACCCTGGCCTGCGCCTCGGATAACCTCGTCGCATCAGGAATGTATGATATTGTTATGGCCATCGGCTTCGAGAAGCAGCAGGAGGGGCATACTACCGGCGGAATCACCAATATGGCTGACCCGCTTTGGTTCAGGAATCTGCAGACAGGCGCTCTGACCGGTTCTAAGGCATATGAGCTTATAACGGAGTTCGGAGAGGAACGGGCGAAACGCGCCTCTCTCATGTACCGAGTAATCATGGATAAACACGCCGGACTTAATCCGAACGCTCACCGGTCCTTCGGCCTTGAGTTCGAGCAGATCGATGACCTGATAAAATCATCGCCCAAGCTCGTTGGCGACCTGAAACTCATCGAAATGTGCTCCCAGTCCGACGGGGCGTGCTGCGTAATATTCGCGTGCGAGAAAAAGGCGAAGGAACTTTCCAAAAAGCCGGTATGGATACGCGACCACATCACCGTACACCGAGAGGAAATATTCAATGTTTTCGGCTATGATGATGAGTATCCGGTAACACAGACCCAACGCTTCGCCGCGGAAAACCTGTACAAAAGGAATGGCATAACCAATCCAATTGATTATTTTGATGTGTTTGAAATGTACGATCCGGCTTCATGGTGGGCGGTCGACTGGCTGCGTGATTTCTTGCAGCTCAATGACGATGAACACATAAAGCTTGTCGAAAACAAGGATATCATGATCGGCGGTAAAATACCCGTCAATCCGTCAGGCGGCGTAACTGCTTCAAATCCGATCGGCGCGACAGCGTTGCTGCGTGTCGCTGAGGCCGCGCTACAGGTTCGTGGTGACGCCGGCGCGCACCAGATACCAAAGCCGGTGAATCATGCCCTGGCATCGGGATTTGGCGGTACATTGTGGACGGTTCTTATGATGCTTGAAAAGGAACTTAACTGGTAG
- a CDS encoding long-chain fatty acid--CoA ligase, producing the protein MYKLDKPDNLVEMLEESIARYSSNEWFGVKSKDNTYKWYTYKEIGERIDNLRGGLGYLGIGNGDAVGIISNNRVEWAIACYATYGLRARFVPMYEAELVSTWEYIIRDSNIKVLFVSKQEIYDKIQHLLHGASDLVHIILIDGDVEGSIAELERTGKKYPMKSIIPHPDDIAGLIYTSGTTGDPKGVLLSHGNISSNIHAILKSFHVLNEKDRTLSFLPWAHSYGQVCELHTIMRLGASYGLAESPATIVNDLALIRPTLLISVPRIFYRVYDAIKAKMSEDGGLPLLLFNMGVKNGLKRRELAQSGKTSILATIAFTIADKLVFTKIRDKFGGRLKVALTGSAAINPQIAEFFSIVGVPLYEAFGMTEASPGVATNTPDYNKFGSCGKAFDMVTLVIDRSNENEEGKEGELIIYGPNVMKGYHNKPEATKDVLTEDGGLRTGDRAFIDEEGFMYITGRIKESFKLENGKYIFPASIEAEIMMNKYVEQAMICGLNKPYPVCIIVPDFNILEKYAGENNLSADHEKMIRQDEITSLIKKEITQQIAGKVGSYEMPRRFLILQDVFSVDNGMLTQSFKLKRKKVMEKYAAEIDALYAD; encoded by the coding sequence ATGTACAAGCTTGATAAACCGGATAACCTGGTTGAAATGCTCGAGGAAAGCATAGCCCGATACAGTTCTAATGAATGGTTCGGGGTAAAAAGTAAAGATAATACTTATAAGTGGTACACCTATAAGGAAATAGGGGAAAGAATCGATAATCTCAGGGGTGGTCTGGGATATCTGGGTATCGGGAACGGCGATGCTGTCGGCATTATATCGAACAACAGGGTCGAATGGGCCATCGCCTGTTATGCAACATACGGTCTTCGCGCCCGGTTTGTGCCCATGTATGAAGCTGAACTCGTTTCAACGTGGGAATATATTATCAGAGACAGCAACATAAAAGTGCTGTTTGTTTCCAAGCAGGAAATATACGACAAAATCCAACATCTGCTGCACGGCGCTTCAGACCTCGTACATATTATACTTATAGATGGAGATGTAGAGGGATCAATAGCTGAGCTCGAAAGAACGGGGAAGAAATATCCCATGAAATCGATCATCCCCCATCCAGATGACATTGCGGGATTAATCTATACCTCGGGAACAACGGGGGATCCAAAGGGAGTGCTCCTTTCGCACGGAAATATCAGCAGCAATATTCACGCAATACTGAAAAGCTTCCATGTTTTAAATGAAAAAGACCGAACGCTTTCATTCCTCCCCTGGGCACATTCATACGGCCAGGTCTGTGAACTCCATACCATTATGCGCCTCGGTGCCTCATACGGGCTTGCCGAAAGCCCGGCCACTATCGTCAATGACCTGGCTCTCATCCGACCGACGCTCCTTATATCAGTCCCGAGAATTTTTTACCGTGTATATGATGCGATTAAAGCCAAGATGAGTGAAGACGGCGGATTACCACTCCTGTTGTTTAACATGGGCGTAAAAAACGGTTTGAAAAGAAGAGAGCTTGCTCAATCAGGGAAGACAAGTATTCTCGCAACTATTGCCTTTACCATCGCGGATAAGCTTGTGTTTACAAAAATCCGTGATAAATTCGGAGGACGCCTGAAAGTCGCCCTAACCGGCAGCGCTGCTATCAATCCGCAGATCGCGGAATTCTTCAGCATTGTCGGAGTCCCCCTTTACGAAGCCTTTGGTATGACCGAGGCGTCACCGGGTGTAGCGACCAACACGCCCGATTATAATAAATTCGGCAGCTGCGGAAAGGCCTTTGACATGGTGACCCTCGTTATTGACAGATCAAACGAAAACGAGGAAGGGAAGGAAGGCGAGCTCATCATTTACGGCCCCAATGTCATGAAAGGATACCATAATAAGCCGGAAGCGACAAAGGATGTATTGACTGAAGACGGCGGCCTGCGCACCGGCGACCGGGCCTTTATTGATGAGGAAGGATTCATGTATATCACCGGACGGATAAAGGAATCCTTTAAACTGGAAAATGGTAAATATATTTTCCCGGCCTCCATTGAGGCGGAAATAATGATGAATAAATATGTAGAACAGGCAATGATATGCGGACTCAACAAACCCTACCCCGTCTGTATTATCGTACCCGATTTCAACATTCTCGAGAAATATGCCGGTGAAAACAATCTGAGTGCGGATCATGAAAAAATGATACGCCAGGATGAAATTACATCATTAATCAAAAAGGAAATAACACAACAGATTGCCGGCAAAGTCGGGTCCTACGAAATGCCCAGAAGATTTTTGATTCTACAGGACGTATTTAGTGTTGACAACGGTATGCTCACTCAATCGTTCAAGTTGAAAAGAAAAAAAGTAATGGAGAAATACGCAGCGGAGATCGACGCCTTGTATGCCGATTGA
- the xth gene encoding exodeoxyribonuclease III, giving the protein MKIVSWNVNGMRAILKKDFLEFVERENADIICVQETKAMPEQVDLNLPAYPYNYWNWAVKRGYSGTAVFSKHKPLKHINDMGVEKHDHEGRVLALEFETFFLVNVYTPNSQRGLERLNYRHNEWDVDFLNYLKKLEKKKPVIFCGDLNVAHKEIDLARPKDNRRNAGFTDEERQGFDNIINAGFIDTFREFEKEGSHYTWWSYMGGAREKNIGWRIDYFCVSPALRPNLQKSYILPEVMGSDHAPVVLEISI; this is encoded by the coding sequence ATGAAAATAGTATCGTGGAATGTCAACGGCATGCGTGCCATTTTAAAAAAAGACTTTCTGGAATTCGTCGAACGGGAAAATGCCGACATCATCTGCGTGCAGGAGACCAAGGCCATGCCGGAGCAGGTTGACCTGAACCTCCCTGCCTATCCCTATAATTACTGGAACTGGGCGGTAAAGCGGGGCTATTCCGGCACTGCTGTTTTTTCCAAGCACAAACCGCTGAAACACATAAATGACATGGGCGTGGAAAAACACGACCATGAAGGCCGCGTCCTGGCCCTGGAATTCGAAACCTTTTTTCTCGTCAATGTGTACACGCCCAATTCCCAGCGGGGCCTGGAGCGGCTCAATTACCGGCACAATGAATGGGATGTCGACTTTCTGAACTATCTGAAAAAACTTGAGAAGAAAAAACCCGTTATCTTCTGTGGCGACCTGAACGTGGCGCATAAGGAAATCGACCTGGCCCGGCCGAAGGACAACCGTCGCAACGCCGGTTTCACCGACGAGGAGCGGCAGGGCTTCGACAATATCATCAATGCCGGTTTCATCGATACATTCCGTGAATTCGAAAAGGAAGGCAGCCACTATACCTGGTGGAGCTACATGGGAGGGGCACGGGAGAAGAATATCGGGTGGCGTATCGATTACTTCTGCGTGTCACCTGCGTTGCGGCCGAATCTGCAGAAATCCTATATCCTGCCGGAAGTTATGGGTTCGGACCATGCGCCCGTTGTCCTGGAAATATCAATCTGA
- a CDS encoding histone deacetylase, whose translation MGKTAYLYDKIFLAHDTGLSHPECPERLIAIDDKIRSAPYYKSLVKVKPSMPDLQHIQAIHTPAYIDRVRREIEGGARYLDSMDTEVCPRSYEVALMAAGGCLNMCDTVMSGAAQHGFCAIRPPGHHAESDSAEGFCIFNNIAIAARYLQKQHALSRIAIIDWDVHHGNGTQHTFYRDNTVLYISLHQYPHFPGTGSILEKGDGPGEGFTMNFPMNRGDGDTEYIAIFTSQIIPALDKFMPDIILISAGFDAHRADPLSSINLSTEAYGEFTTMLLDASRQSCQGKVIAFLEGGYHLNALANGIDQVMKAFTEA comes from the coding sequence ATGGGGAAAACAGCCTACCTTTATGATAAAATTTTTCTTGCCCATGACACGGGATTATCACACCCCGAGTGCCCCGAAAGACTTATCGCAATTGACGATAAAATTCGTTCAGCCCCATACTATAAATCCCTGGTGAAAGTAAAACCCTCCATGCCTGATCTGCAGCACATCCAGGCAATTCACACCCCGGCCTACATCGACCGTGTCCGGAGAGAAATTGAAGGCGGTGCCCGGTATCTTGACTCAATGGACACAGAGGTCTGCCCCCGATCCTATGAGGTGGCCCTCATGGCCGCAGGAGGATGCCTCAACATGTGCGACACCGTCATGTCCGGTGCTGCCCAGCACGGTTTCTGCGCCATACGACCTCCGGGACACCACGCTGAATCGGACAGCGCCGAGGGATTCTGCATCTTCAACAATATCGCCATCGCGGCCCGTTATCTTCAAAAACAACATGCCTTAAGCAGAATTGCCATAATCGACTGGGATGTCCATCACGGCAACGGCACACAGCATACCTTTTACCGTGACAACACCGTTCTCTATATCAGCCTTCACCAGTATCCCCATTTTCCCGGCACCGGTTCCATTCTAGAAAAAGGCGACGGCCCCGGCGAGGGCTTCACCATGAATTTTCCCATGAACCGCGGCGACGGCGACACCGAGTATATTGCCATATTCACATCACAGATCATACCCGCCCTGGATAAATTTATGCCTGATATCATCCTCATCTCGGCCGGATTCGATGCCCACAGGGCCGATCCCCTGTCCTCTATAAATCTTTCCACAGAGGCTTACGGGGAATTCACTACCATGCTACTTGATGCATCCCGTCAATCCTGCCAGGGTAAAGTCATCGCCTTCCTGGAAGGAGGATACCATCTCAACGCCCTGGCCAACGGCATTGACCAGGTCATGAAGGCCTTTACGGAAGCATAA
- a CDS encoding 2-deoxyribonucleoside glycosidase: MIKKKLYIASPLGFSESGRFFLYERIIPLVKECGLDVLDPWTLTDSTIIAQAQAKPPGREREEAWLQVNRIIGKNNETAIDTSQGVFAVLDGSDVDSGTAAEIGYAAARGKIIIGYRSDFRLAGDNEGSVINLQVEYFIHRSGGRIVASLEEAGALLRSMF, translated from the coding sequence ATGATAAAAAAGAAACTCTATATCGCTTCACCCCTGGGATTTTCCGAATCGGGCAGATTTTTTCTTTATGAGAGGATTATTCCCCTGGTGAAAGAATGCGGCCTCGACGTGCTTGACCCCTGGACGCTCACGGACAGCACAATCATTGCACAGGCCCAGGCCAAGCCGCCGGGCAGAGAAAGGGAAGAGGCGTGGCTGCAGGTAAACCGGATAATTGGCAAAAATAACGAGACGGCCATCGACACATCGCAGGGAGTCTTCGCGGTCCTGGACGGGAGCGACGTGGACAGTGGAACAGCGGCTGAAATCGGCTATGCCGCGGCCCGGGGGAAAATAATTATCGGCTATCGCAGCGACTTCCGCCTGGCCGGAGACAATGAAGGTTCCGTGATAAACCTGCAGGTGGAATACTTCATTCACCGCAGCGGCGGCCGCATCGTCGCTTCACTTGAAGAGGCTGGCGCACTTCTTCGTTCAATGTTTTAA
- a CDS encoding reactive intermediate/imine deaminase (has endoribonuclease activity on mRNA), with amino-acid sequence MKNIISTDKAPKAIGPYSQAVTTGDLVFISGQLGLDPATGKLQGNNAAEQAEQALKNMGAILGAAGLGFGHVVKTTVLLADIKDFAAVNEVYARFFTTDHPARAAYQAAGLPLGALVEIEAVAWLG; translated from the coding sequence ATGAAAAATATCATATCAACGGACAAAGCCCCCAAAGCAATCGGTCCCTATTCACAGGCCGTAACAACGGGAGACCTGGTCTTCATTTCAGGTCAGCTGGGTCTTGATCCTGCAACGGGAAAATTGCAAGGGAATAATGCCGCAGAACAGGCTGAACAGGCCCTGAAAAATATGGGGGCCATACTCGGGGCTGCGGGACTCGGTTTTGGCCATGTAGTAAAAACCACGGTTCTCCTGGCCGACATAAAGGACTTCGCGGCAGTGAACGAGGTCTACGCCCGCTTCTTCACGACGGACCACCCGGCCCGGGCAGCCTACCAGGCAGCGGGGCTTCCCCTGGGTGCCCTGGTTGAAATCGAAGCCGTGGCATGGCTGGGTTGA
- a CDS encoding flavoredoxin produces MKKSIGAGTILYPNPVLIVGSYDSQGKANAMTVAWGGIASSNPPSVAISLRKATYTHGNITKRKAFTISIPSESQAKYADYFGIKSGRNEDKFAVTGLTPVKSEIVDAPYVQEFPLILECRLLHIFELGLHTQFVGEIMDVKVDEDMLDEGGKPDIKKIRPFFYDHSGFSYYGIGELLGKAYTIGKDISQ; encoded by the coding sequence ATGAAAAAATCCATAGGCGCCGGGACAATACTGTATCCGAATCCGGTTCTGATAGTGGGATCATATGACAGCCAGGGAAAGGCCAATGCCATGACCGTGGCCTGGGGAGGCATTGCTTCATCCAATCCGCCCAGTGTGGCAATATCCCTCAGGAAGGCCACCTACACACACGGCAACATTACGAAACGAAAGGCCTTCACGATAAGCATACCCTCGGAAAGCCAGGCAAAATACGCCGATTATTTCGGAATAAAATCCGGCAGGAATGAAGATAAATTCGCCGTTACGGGTCTGACCCCGGTTAAAAGCGAAATCGTCGACGCGCCCTATGTACAGGAATTTCCCCTTATTCTGGAATGCAGGCTGCTTCATATATTCGAATTGGGCCTTCACACGCAGTTTGTCGGTGAAATAATGGACGTTAAGGTCGATGAAGATATGCTGGACGAGGGAGGAAAGCCTGACATAAAAAAGATCAGGCCCTTTTTCTACGACCATTCCGGATTCTCCTATTATGGCATAGGGGAGCTTCTTGGGAAGGCCTATACCATAGGGAAGGATATATCCCAGTAA
- a CDS encoding CAP domain-containing protein gives MKYFITLLIVAGIAGSLLSQGFEKNGNFPIECVSAEELKLYTMIMEYRKKLNLPAIPLSASLTRVAHEHCIDLHVNKPDLGEGCNAHSWSEEGEWTACCYTPDHKKAECMWNKPKELAGYTGFGFEIACGSSEPQYEGYVMTADYALGSWQKSKGHNAVITNQTPWKDYTWNAIGIGIYKGFAVAWFGTQKDRVPEPEVCRSLPGD, from the coding sequence ATGAAATATTTTATCACCCTTCTTATTGTTGCCGGTATTGCCGGTTCATTATTGTCACAGGGATTCGAGAAAAATGGAAATTTTCCCATCGAGTGTGTTTCCGCCGAAGAATTAAAACTTTACACTATGATCATGGAATATCGGAAAAAACTGAATCTGCCCGCTATTCCCCTTTCCGCTTCACTGACCCGTGTGGCGCATGAGCATTGTATTGATCTGCATGTCAACAAGCCCGACCTGGGAGAAGGCTGCAATGCCCATAGCTGGTCCGAGGAGGGTGAATGGACAGCCTGCTGTTACACACCCGATCATAAAAAAGCCGAATGCATGTGGAATAAGCCGAAAGAGCTTGCGGGTTATACGGGCTTTGGATTTGAAATCGCCTGCGGAAGTTCCGAGCCGCAGTATGAGGGCTATGTCATGACTGCCGACTATGCCCTGGGCAGCTGGCAGAAAAGCAAGGGCCATAACGCGGTGATAACAAATCAGACTCCCTGGAAAGACTATACCTGGAATGCCATTGGGATAGGCATTTATAAAGGATTTGCCGTGGCCTGGTTCGGCACGCAGAAGGATAGGGTGCCTGAGCCGGAGGTGTGCCGGTCTTTACCGGGTGATTAA
- a CDS encoding glutamate-1-semialdehyde 2,1-aminomutase, which yields MKLYEFTKSYEFFEEAQKYVPGGIYGPRTPRFLTFGSYPAFLKRGEGCRVWDVDGNEYIDYMCSFGTNLLGLKNPRVEEAVVEQMKNADCFTLPSDLWVPLAKKMTETVHNGDWCVFGKNGSDVTSYALTAARVFTGKWDVIMARGSYHGSHFWCQPHGAGIPDEWKTHIHYFNYNDPADLQRVVEANRGKIACIMLTPHRHDAFIDQALPTKEFVESVNSLAKSEGFCIIIDDVRCGFRLHLAGSAKWYGYNADLQCFGKAMANGYPIAVAMGKRELMEAAGKVFFTGTHYFSGVPFAAALAAIEENRASGAIEKIDAMGKKLMQGLAEAAASEKITVTLSGPPAMPYMNFDNDAPHEKNRYFCGEAARRGIFFHPHHNWFVCAAITDDDIKKTLNVAAECFKLTKEKFGG from the coding sequence ATGAAGCTGTATGAATTTACGAAATCCTATGAGTTTTTTGAGGAAGCACAAAAATATGTTCCCGGCGGCATCTACGGGCCCCGGACACCGCGGTTTCTCACCTTCGGGTCATACCCGGCCTTCCTGAAGCGCGGCGAAGGGTGCCGTGTATGGGACGTGGACGGCAATGAATATATTGATTACATGTGCTCCTTCGGCACCAATCTCCTGGGTCTCAAAAATCCCCGGGTGGAGGAGGCGGTCGTGGAGCAGATGAAAAATGCCGACTGCTTCACTCTTCCCAGCGACCTCTGGGTTCCCCTGGCAAAAAAGATGACCGAAACCGTCCATAACGGCGACTGGTGCGTGTTCGGGAAGAACGGCTCCGATGTCACCTCGTATGCTCTTACCGCGGCCCGGGTATTTACGGGAAAATGGGATGTTATCATGGCAAGAGGTTCATATCACGGTTCGCACTTCTGGTGCCAGCCACATGGAGCCGGCATTCCCGACGAGTGGAAGACCCACATCCATTATTTTAACTATAATGACCCGGCGGACCTGCAGCGAGTGGTCGAAGCGAACAGGGGCAAGATCGCCTGTATCATGCTGACGCCCCACCGCCATGACGCCTTCATCGATCAGGCCCTGCCGACGAAAGAGTTTGTTGAATCAGTCAATTCCCTGGCGAAGAGTGAGGGTTTCTGCATCATCATTGATGATGTCCGGTGCGGTTTCAGGCTGCACCTGGCTGGCAGCGCAAAATGGTACGGTTATAATGCCGATCTCCAGTGCTTTGGCAAGGCCATGGCGAACGGCTATCCCATAGCAGTGGCAATGGGGAAGCGCGAGCTTATGGAGGCGGCAGGGAAGGTCTTTTTCACCGGCACACACTACTTTTCCGGCGTTCCCTTTGCCGCGGCCCTGGCAGCCATTGAGGAGAACCGTGCAAGCGGAGCCATTGAAAAGATCGACGCCATGGGGAAAAAACTCATGCAGGGGCTTGCCGAAGCCGCAGCATCGGAGAAGATAACCGTGACGCTTTCCGGTCCGCCGGCCATGCCATATATGAACTTCGACAATGATGCCCCCCATGAAAAAAACCGGTATTTCTGCGGCGAAGCGGCACGCCGGGGGATTTTCTTTCACCCGCACCACAACTGGTTCGTGTGCGCCGCCATTACCGATGATGATATAAAGAAGACTCTTAATGTGGCAGCGGAATGCTTCAAGCTGACTAAAGAAAAATTCGGAGGATGA
- a CDS encoding SAM-dependent methyltransferase, whose amino-acid sequence MGKLRKTLLMEEHVCPSWLYFSLNTYLRKRVHDPEKLFRGYVEEGQTALDIGCGPGFFTFGLAGLVGDKGRVIAVDIQKKAIDALIKKIRGTNLEKIVFPVHNDSSGISVKETADFALTFWMLHEVPDKKTFLNQIKAVMKPDSLYFLVEPKIHVPEKSFLEEVEIARSCGMVLIDSPNVRLSRAALFRI is encoded by the coding sequence ATGGGGAAACTAAGGAAAACGCTTTTGATGGAAGAACATGTGTGCCCATCGTGGCTTTATTTTTCGCTCAATACGTATCTCAGGAAGAGAGTGCATGACCCGGAAAAACTTTTCAGGGGATATGTCGAAGAGGGGCAGACGGCGCTTGATATCGGGTGCGGGCCCGGATTTTTTACTTTTGGTCTGGCAGGGCTTGTGGGCGATAAAGGAAGAGTGATCGCCGTGGATATCCAGAAGAAAGCGATTGACGCTCTTATAAAAAAGATCAGAGGCACCAATCTGGAAAAGATTGTTTTTCCCGTTCACAATGATTCTTCGGGTATATCTGTGAAAGAAACGGCTGATTTTGCTCTTACGTTCTGGATGCTTCATGAAGTGCCTGATAAGAAGACATTTTTGAATCAGATCAAGGCCGTCATGAAACCGGATTCATTATATTTCCTGGTTGAACCGAAAATCCATGTACCGGAGAAATCATTTCTCGAAGAAGTCGAAATTGCCAGATCATGCGGAATGGTTCTCATCGATTCGCCAAACGTCAGGCTGAGCAGGGCGGCGCTTTTCAGGATTTAA
- a CDS encoding ABC transporter codes for MLNVSEICKSFPRKKGMVLSEVSFSINRGEAVALVGENGAGKTTLIRILSLILKPDKGFISLNNKKFTEDPAYIKSKTGTLFSGDGSLYDRLSARENILYYAQLNGVNKAEYNRMLEILTDELSISDFLDDRVSTFSRGMKQRTAIVRTLITDPDFIILDEPSTGLDIIASDSVKKIITRLKNSGKTVLFASHSIDEIFSCADRIIIIHKGKINCDRTTESFQSEQGKDLTLYIK; via the coding sequence ATGCTTAACGTATCTGAAATATGTAAAAGCTTTCCTCGTAAAAAGGGGATGGTTCTATCTGAGGTTTCTTTTTCTATTAATAGAGGGGAAGCAGTCGCATTGGTCGGGGAAAATGGTGCGGGGAAAACAACACTGATCAGGATTTTATCGCTCATTTTAAAGCCTGACAAAGGATTTATCTCGCTCAACAATAAAAAATTTACAGAAGACCCTGCATACATTAAAAGTAAAACCGGTACTTTGTTTTCCGGCGATGGATCCCTTTATGACCGTTTGAGTGCAAGAGAAAATATTTTATATTATGCGCAGTTAAACGGAGTAAATAAGGCTGAATATAATAGGATGCTGGAAATACTTACTGATGAACTCTCCATTTCGGATTTTTTAGACGATAGGGTTTCAACATTTTCCAGAGGGATGAAACAGAGGACTGCAATTGTTCGTACACTGATCACCGATCCGGATTTCATCATCCTTGATGAACCGTCAACCGGTCTTGATATCATTGCAAGCGATTCTGTCAAAAAAATCATTACAAGACTTAAAAACAGCGGGAAAACAGTGTTATTCGCAAGTCACAGCATTGATGAAATTTTCAGCTGTGCCGACAGGATTATTATTATACATAAAGGTAAAATTAACTGTGATAGAACGACTGAGTCTTTTCAGTCTGAACAGGGGAAAGATCTGACTTTATACATTAAATAG
- a CDS encoding paraslipin, which yields MEDSMLYFSIAIGFFVLFLIMKGVRIVPQAENWIVERFGKYASTLNPGLNLINPIFSRVATKIDIRESVLDLPKQGTITSDNASLEVDGIVYFKIMDTYKAYYGIQNLHYAIQNLAQTNIRSILGRMTLDESLSSREKINADLLITLDEATDAWGTKITRVEIKDIQPPDDIVNAMTLQMKAEREKRARILEAEAKKEAAEREAEGVKRAQILAAEARKESAERDAEARERLALAEANAIKLVAESLKSSNGDPLTYLLGQEYVKGLVKLGDSANSKFILLPPDLLESVKSIFKK from the coding sequence ATGGAGGATAGTATGCTGTATTTTTCAATCGCAATCGGCTTTTTTGTTCTTTTTCTGATAATGAAAGGGGTTCGTATCGTTCCCCAGGCGGAAAACTGGATAGTGGAGAGGTTCGGTAAATATGCCTCTACGCTCAACCCGGGACTTAATCTTATCAACCCTATTTTCTCGCGTGTTGCCACAAAAATCGACATACGGGAGAGTGTCCTTGATCTTCCCAAGCAGGGAACGATAACCAGCGACAATGCCTCCCTGGAAGTGGACGGTATAGTTTATTTTAAAATAATGGATACTTACAAGGCCTATTACGGCATACAGAACCTGCACTACGCGATACAGAACCTGGCTCAGACAAACATCCGCTCAATCCTGGGGAGAATGACACTGGATGAATCCCTTTCCTCGCGGGAAAAAATCAATGCCGATCTTCTCATTACCCTGGATGAAGCGACGGACGCATGGGGAACAAAAATCACGCGGGTAGAGATAAAGGATATACAGCCACCCGATGATATCGTTAATGCCATGACGCTCCAGATGAAGGCCGAGCGGGAGAAAAGGGCTCGTATCCTGGAAGCTGAAGCAAAGAAGGAAGCGGCCGAGCGTGAAGCGGAAGGCGTCAAGCGGGCGCAGATACTCGCTGCCGAGGCGCGGAAAGAATCGGCCGAGAGAGATGCCGAGGCACGGGAGAGGCTGGCATTGGCCGAGGCCAATGCCATTAAACTCGTTGCAGAGTCCTTAAAGTCCAGCAACGGTGACCCTCTGACGTATCTCCTGGGACAGGAGTATGTGAAAGGTCTCGTAAAACTGGGAGATTCAGCTAACAGTAAATTTATTCTGCTGCCGCCCGATCTTCTTGAGTCGGTGAAGAGTATTTTTAAAAAATAA